One Pseudonocardia sediminis DNA window includes the following coding sequences:
- a CDS encoding TIGR00730 family Rossman fold protein, whose translation MTQENHPAEKLRGPVVLRREHRNEATTTDQRLLDSRGPSDWVHTDPWRVLRIQAEFVEGFGMLAEMPRAATVFGSARTPVGSPEYETGRELGARLAGAGFAVITGGGPGAMEAANRGCSEAGGLSVGLGIELPFEQGLNPWVDQGINFRYFFTRKTMFVKYSQAFICLPGGFGTLDELFEALVLVQTKKVTKFPVVLLGKDYWGGLYDWVAKTMVSEGKISKKDLDLLHLTDDIDDAVDVVHEAYHAWEEAH comes from the coding sequence ATGACGCAGGAGAACCACCCGGCCGAGAAGCTGCGGGGCCCGGTCGTGCTCCGCCGCGAGCACCGCAACGAGGCCACCACCACCGACCAGCGTCTGCTCGACTCCCGCGGCCCCAGCGACTGGGTGCACACCGACCCGTGGCGGGTCCTGCGGATCCAGGCCGAGTTCGTCGAGGGCTTCGGCATGCTCGCCGAGATGCCCCGCGCCGCGACGGTGTTCGGCTCGGCCCGGACACCGGTCGGGTCCCCGGAGTACGAGACCGGGCGCGAGCTGGGCGCGCGGCTCGCCGGAGCGGGCTTCGCCGTGATCACCGGCGGCGGCCCGGGCGCGATGGAGGCGGCCAACCGCGGCTGCTCCGAGGCCGGCGGGCTCTCGGTCGGCCTGGGCATCGAGCTGCCGTTCGAGCAGGGGCTCAACCCCTGGGTCGACCAGGGCATCAACTTCCGCTACTTCTTCACCCGCAAGACCATGTTCGTGAAGTACTCGCAGGCCTTCATCTGCCTGCCCGGCGGCTTCGGCACCCTCGACGAGCTGTTCGAGGCCCTGGTCCTGGTGCAGACGAAGAAGGTCACCAAGTTCCCGGTCGTGCTGCTGGGCAAGGACTACTGGGGCGGGCTCTACGACTGGGTCGCCAAGACCATGGTGAGCGAGGGCAAGATCAGCAAGAAGGACCTGGACCTGCTGCACCTCACCGACGACATCGACGACGCCGTCGACGTCGTGCACGAGGCGTACCACGCATGGGAGGAGGCGCATTGA
- a CDS encoding TIGR00730 family Rossman fold protein, with protein MSTRNGGAPDGGFSVCVYCASSDGIAPHYVELADAVGRGIAARGWTLVSGGGKKSMMGAVASGARAGGARTVGVIPRSMVEREWADTDADELVVTESMRERKQRMEDRADAFLTLPGGIGTCEELFEVWTAGTLDLHTKPLVLLDPDGHWTGLLDWVAGLTGRGFAGRGPMERLRVVTDVTAALDACVPAGVTPG; from the coding sequence TTGAGCACGCGGAACGGGGGCGCCCCGGACGGTGGGTTCTCGGTCTGCGTCTACTGCGCGTCCTCCGACGGCATCGCGCCGCACTACGTCGAGCTCGCCGACGCCGTCGGGCGCGGGATCGCCGCGCGCGGCTGGACGCTGGTCTCCGGCGGCGGCAAGAAGTCGATGATGGGCGCGGTGGCGAGCGGGGCCCGGGCCGGTGGCGCGCGGACGGTCGGCGTCATCCCGCGGTCGATGGTCGAGCGGGAGTGGGCCGACACCGACGCCGACGAGCTCGTCGTCACCGAGTCCATGCGCGAGCGCAAGCAGCGGATGGAGGACCGCGCGGACGCGTTCCTCACCCTGCCCGGTGGCATCGGCACCTGCGAGGAGCTGTTCGAGGTGTGGACGGCCGGCACGCTCGACCTGCACACCAAGCCGCTGGTGCTGCTCGATCCGGACGGGCACTGGACCGGCCTGCTGGACTGGGTCGCCGGGCTGACCGGGCGCGGGTTCGCCGGACGCGGGCCGATGGAGCGCCTGCGTGTGGTCACGGACGTGACGGCCGCCCT